In Bacillus sp. NP247, one DNA window encodes the following:
- a CDS encoding bifunctional O-acetylhomoserine aminocarboxypropyltransferase/cysteine synthase, with product MGESWGKGTICVQGGYTPKNGEPRVLPLYQSTTYKYDTSDDLAALFNLEAEGYIYTRIGNPTLAAFEQKLSDLEGGVGAVATASGQAAIMLAVLNICSSGDHLLCSSTVYGGTFNLFGVSLRKLGIDVTFFNPNLTADEIAALANDKTKLVYAESLGNPAMNVLNFKELSAAAKELEVPFIVDNTLATPYLCQAFEHGANIIVHSTTKYIDGHASSLGGIVIDGGNFDWTNGKYPELVEPDPSYHGVSYVQNFGAAAYIVKARVQLLRDYGNCMSPFNAYISNIGLETLHLRMERHSENALEVAKWLANHDRIEWVNYPGLDSNENYSLAQKYLKKGASGVLTFGIKGGLEAAKEFIANVKLATLVTHVADARTCVIHPASTTHRQLSAENQRLAGVTSDLIRLSVGIEDVSDIIADLEAALVGGKQHADHN from the coding sequence ATGGGAGAATCATGGGGGAAAGGAACGATTTGTGTGCAAGGTGGCTATACGCCAAAAAATGGTGAGCCGCGTGTTTTGCCACTTTATCAAAGTACAACGTATAAATACGATACGTCAGATGATTTAGCAGCACTATTTAATTTAGAGGCAGAAGGATATATATATACGCGTATTGGAAATCCTACTCTAGCTGCATTTGAGCAGAAGTTATCAGATTTAGAAGGCGGTGTAGGGGCTGTTGCAACAGCTTCTGGGCAGGCAGCCATTATGCTTGCGGTTTTAAATATTTGCAGTAGTGGAGACCATTTACTTTGTTCTTCAACTGTTTACGGAGGAACGTTTAATTTATTTGGAGTGAGTTTGCGAAAGCTGGGCATAGATGTTACGTTCTTTAATCCTAATTTAACGGCAGATGAAATTGCGGCACTTGCTAATGATAAGACAAAACTCGTTTATGCAGAGTCGTTAGGAAATCCAGCAATGAACGTTTTGAATTTCAAAGAACTTTCAGCGGCAGCAAAAGAATTAGAAGTACCTTTTATCGTTGATAATACATTGGCGACGCCTTATTTATGCCAGGCGTTTGAACATGGGGCAAATATCATTGTCCATTCTACAACGAAATATATTGATGGCCATGCAAGTTCTCTAGGCGGGATTGTAATAGATGGAGGGAACTTCGATTGGACAAATGGAAAATACCCTGAACTTGTCGAACCTGACCCGAGTTATCATGGCGTAAGCTATGTTCAAAATTTTGGAGCAGCAGCGTATATTGTGAAAGCACGCGTTCAGTTATTAAGAGACTACGGAAACTGTATGAGCCCATTCAATGCATATATTAGCAACATTGGCCTGGAAACATTGCATTTACGAATGGAGCGTCATAGTGAAAATGCTCTCGAAGTTGCTAAATGGCTTGCTAATCATGATCGCATTGAATGGGTGAATTATCCAGGGTTAGATAGTAATGAAAATTACTCGTTAGCACAAAAGTATTTGAAAAAAGGTGCTAGTGGAGTTTTAACATTTGGTATTAAGGGCGGATTAGAAGCAGCAAAAGAATTTATCGCAAATGTAAAGCTTGCAACTCTTGTAACGCATGTAGCTGATGCAAGAACTTGTGTAATACATCCTGCTAGTACGACGCACAGACAATTAAGCGCAGAAAATCAGCGTTTAGCTGGCGTTACATCTGATTTAATCCGTTTATCGGTCGGTATAGAAGATGTTTCTGATATTATTGCAGATTTAGAAGCGGCGCTAGTCGGAGGCAAACAACATGCCGATCATAATTGA
- the metA gene encoding homoserine O-succinyltransferase yields MPIIIDKDLPARKVLQKENIFVMTKERAVTQDIRALKIAILNLMPTKQETEAQLLRLIGNTPLQLDVHLLHMESHLSRNVAQDHLTSFYKTFRDIENEKFDGLIITGAPVETLSFEEVDYWEELGRIMEYSKTNVTSTLHICWGAQAGLYYHYGVPKYPLAEKMFGVFEHEVREQHVKLLQGFDEVFFAPHSRHTEVRESDIEKVKELTLLANSEEAGVHLAIGQEGRQVFALGHSEYSCDTLKQEYERDCQRGLNIDVPKNYFKHNNPDEKPLVRWRSHGNLLFSNWLNYYVYQETPYIL; encoded by the coding sequence ATGCCGATCATAATTGATAAAGATTTACCAGCTCGCAAAGTATTGCAGAAGGAAAATATTTTTGTAATGACGAAGGAGCGAGCAGTAACACAAGATATACGTGCTTTGAAAATTGCTATATTAAATTTAATGCCTACAAAGCAAGAAACAGAGGCGCAATTACTTCGTTTAATTGGAAATACACCGTTGCAATTAGATGTTCATTTACTTCATATGGAATCACATCTGTCTCGCAATGTAGCGCAGGACCATTTAACGAGCTTCTATAAAACATTCCGTGATATTGAGAATGAAAAATTTGATGGACTCATTATTACAGGAGCACCAGTTGAAACTCTTTCTTTTGAAGAGGTAGATTATTGGGAAGAGCTTGGACGTATTATGGAGTATTCAAAAACGAATGTAACATCTACGCTTCATATTTGCTGGGGGGCACAAGCAGGTTTGTATTATCACTATGGTGTGCCGAAGTATCCTCTTGCGGAAAAAATGTTTGGTGTATTTGAACATGAGGTTCGCGAGCAACATGTGAAATTGTTACAAGGGTTTGATGAAGTGTTTTTTGCTCCGCATTCTCGTCATACAGAAGTAAGAGAGAGTGATATTGAAAAGGTGAAAGAATTAACGTTATTAGCCAATTCTGAAGAAGCAGGTGTTCATCTTGCTATTGGGCAAGAGGGAAGGCAAGTTTTCGCACTCGGACATAGTGAATATAGTTGTGATACGTTAAAGCAAGAATACGAACGGGACTGCCAAAGAGGGTTAAATATTGATGTGCCAAAAAATTATTTTAAACATAATAATCCAGATGAGAAGCCACTTGTTAGGTGGAGGAGTCATGGGAATTTATTATTCTCTAATTGGCTGAATTATTATGTGTATCAAGAAACCCCTTATATATTGTAA
- a CDS encoding transcriptional regulator YeiL, producing the protein MQISKNKEEIYQYIQIHQFDTLFSFHILPYVELHSFQKKELICKEGTDLPYLYYLISGKAKIYMSHKNGKVSLINFIQAPSFIGELGLIGVESATKAIEVIDDCICLALPLKDCQHLLLQDATFLQKLCKFIGEKTITRTENYAKNYSYPFENRLAAFILLTEQNNCYTEKHTEASEYLNVSYRHLLYVLNQFSQQNYLKKEGRTYYIQNRIQLEKLADELKI; encoded by the coding sequence ATGCAGATTAGCAAAAATAAAGAAGAAATTTATCAATACATACAAATTCACCAATTCGATACTCTTTTTTCCTTTCATATCTTGCCATATGTAGAACTGCACTCTTTTCAAAAGAAAGAATTAATATGCAAAGAAGGAACCGATCTCCCTTATCTCTATTACTTAATTTCTGGGAAAGCCAAAATATATATGAGTCACAAAAACGGAAAGGTTTCATTAATTAACTTTATTCAAGCACCTTCGTTCATTGGGGAATTAGGATTAATTGGTGTAGAATCTGCTACGAAAGCAATTGAAGTAATAGATGATTGTATTTGCTTAGCGCTTCCCCTTAAAGATTGTCAGCATCTTTTATTGCAAGATGCTACCTTTCTACAGAAACTATGCAAATTTATTGGAGAAAAAACAATTACCCGAACGGAAAATTACGCCAAAAACTATAGTTATCCGTTTGAAAATCGATTAGCTGCCTTTATTCTATTAACGGAACAAAATAATTGCTATACCGAAAAACATACTGAGGCCTCAGAATACTTAAACGTCAGTTACCGCCATCTTTTATATGTATTAAACCAGTTTTCCCAGCAAAATTATTTAAAAAAAGAAGGAAGAACCTATTACATACAAAATCGAATTCAATTAGAGAAACTGGCTGATGAGCTAAAAATATAA
- a CDS encoding ABC transporter ATP-binding protein: MTTILSVRDVKKVIGKKTLVEDISFDVKQGEVFGFLGPNGAGKTTTIRMLVGLIKATEGTISIGGYSIKENFREAMRQIGSIVENPELYTYLTGWENLKQFARMLGDISDERIIEIAKMVHLDERIHDKVKTYSLGMKQRLGIAQALLGNPKLLILDEPTNGLDPAGIRELREFIHKLVKEENMSVFISSHLLSEVQMICDRVAIIHKGKMITVAPIEELIKTASDRVEWVVTPISKAKDMLDAAEEVEEVIIEDERLLCRMDVASINVWNKHFVENEIDVHSVKELVFTLEDLFIELTRGEQHA; the protein is encoded by the coding sequence ATGACGACGATACTTTCTGTACGAGACGTGAAGAAGGTAATTGGAAAGAAGACACTTGTAGAAGACATTTCATTTGATGTAAAACAAGGAGAAGTGTTTGGCTTTTTAGGGCCGAACGGAGCTGGGAAAACAACAACAATTCGAATGTTAGTCGGACTGATTAAAGCGACAGAAGGTACTATTTCTATCGGTGGTTATTCTATTAAGGAAAATTTCAGGGAAGCGATGCGTCAAATTGGAAGTATCGTTGAAAATCCAGAGCTTTATACATATTTAACGGGATGGGAAAACTTAAAGCAATTTGCGCGCATGCTTGGTGATATATCAGATGAACGTATTATTGAAATTGCAAAAATGGTTCATTTAGATGAGCGTATTCACGATAAGGTGAAAACATATTCCCTCGGTATGAAACAACGTCTCGGAATTGCACAGGCGCTTCTTGGAAACCCGAAATTGCTCATATTAGATGAACCGACTAATGGTTTAGATCCAGCTGGGATTAGAGAACTACGAGAATTTATACATAAGCTTGTAAAAGAAGAAAATATGAGTGTATTTATTTCGAGTCACTTATTAAGCGAAGTACAAATGATATGCGACCGTGTTGCTATTATTCATAAAGGAAAAATGATAACAGTTGCACCTATTGAAGAGTTGATCAAAACAGCGAGTGATCGTGTAGAATGGGTCGTTACACCAATTTCCAAAGCGAAAGACATGTTAGACGCTGCTGAAGAGGTAGAGGAAGTTATTATAGAAGATGAGCGTTTACTATGTCGTATGGATGTTGCGTCTATTAATGTTTGGAATAAGCACTTTGTAGAAAACGAGATAGATGTACATAGCGTCAAAGAGCTTGTATTTACGCTAGAAGATTTATTTATTGAACTCACAAGGGGTGAGCAACATGCGTGA
- a CDS encoding LacI family DNA-binding transcriptional regulator, with protein MTNIRKIAELAGVSVSTVSRVLNNHPYVNEQKRKEILAIIEELNYTQNVNAIHLVKGKTNVIGVLLPHVNDQYYSAIIGGISKETAKNNYNMMLCQTNYSEEKELEILHMLKMKKLDGVIICSRTNSKGKLEEYTKFGPIVMCEEIDSNFISSVHIDYYKVFSRGMKSLIDAGHTRIGYCIGRSNSINSQRRKKAYEDSLQQIVVTPLDAWKFKGCFTVEDGRNVVREWASMSVKPTAFLVSCNHIAAGMVTEAKKQGIRIPEDITIIGCDDQEVADILGITTISHSSKNVGVKAFELLYEKINDEEIDVKHVELLPNLVDRETT; from the coding sequence ATGACTAATATAAGAAAGATTGCTGAACTTGCTGGAGTATCTGTTTCAACTGTTTCACGTGTACTCAATAATCATCCGTATGTGAATGAACAGAAACGAAAAGAGATTTTAGCGATTATAGAAGAATTAAATTATACGCAAAATGTGAATGCTATTCATTTAGTGAAAGGAAAAACGAATGTAATTGGCGTTTTATTGCCGCACGTAAATGATCAATATTACAGTGCCATTATTGGGGGGATATCGAAGGAAACCGCAAAGAACAATTATAATATGATGCTTTGCCAGACAAATTATAGCGAAGAAAAAGAGCTTGAAATTTTACATATGTTAAAAATGAAAAAGCTTGATGGAGTAATTATATGTTCAAGGACAAATAGTAAGGGGAAACTTGAAGAGTATACGAAGTTTGGTCCAATTGTGATGTGTGAGGAAATAGATTCGAATTTCATTTCAAGTGTACATATTGATTACTACAAAGTATTTTCGCGCGGGATGAAAAGCTTAATAGATGCTGGTCATACACGTATTGGATATTGCATTGGAAGAAGTAATAGCATTAATAGCCAAAGGCGAAAAAAGGCGTATGAGGATTCACTTCAACAGATTGTTGTAACACCGTTAGATGCCTGGAAGTTTAAAGGCTGTTTTACGGTGGAAGATGGGCGCAATGTAGTCAGAGAATGGGCTAGTATGTCTGTAAAACCGACGGCGTTTCTTGTATCTTGCAATCATATTGCTGCAGGAATGGTAACGGAGGCGAAAAAACAAGGAATTCGTATCCCAGAGGATATTACAATTATCGGATGTGATGATCAAGAGGTGGCAGATATATTAGGTATTACGACGATTTCGCATTCTAGTAAAAATGTTGGTGTAAAGGCATTTGAATTATTATATGAAAAGATTAATGATGAGGAAATAGATGTGAAACATGTTGAGCTATTACCAAATTTGGTAGATAGGGAAACGACATAA
- a CDS encoding YjjG family noncanonical pyrimidine nucleotidase, translating into MKKYKTLLFDVDDTLLDFQKAEKIALRMLFEEKGLLLTDEIEDRYKKINKSLWDSFEKGEIARNEIINTRFSILFKEYGEEVDGILFENNYRSYLEEGNQLMQGAFEFINQIQSKYDLYIVTNGISETQDKRLRNAGLHSLFKDIFVSEDTGFQKPMKEYFDYVFERIPNFVSEEGLIIGDSLSADIKGGYVAGIDTCWFNPEKKLNDSEIMPTYEVHNFEELYALLKQLV; encoded by the coding sequence ATGAAAAAATATAAAACATTGCTATTTGATGTAGATGATACATTACTAGATTTTCAAAAGGCTGAGAAAATCGCTTTACGGATGCTTTTTGAAGAGAAGGGGCTTCTTTTAACCGATGAAATAGAGGATCGTTATAAAAAAATAAATAAAAGCCTTTGGGATTCTTTTGAAAAAGGTGAAATAGCGAGAAATGAAATTATAAATACACGATTTTCCATTTTGTTTAAAGAGTACGGGGAAGAAGTAGATGGAATATTATTTGAAAATAATTATCGCAGCTACTTAGAAGAAGGAAACCAACTCATGCAAGGTGCGTTTGAATTTATAAATCAAATTCAAAGTAAGTACGATTTATATATAGTGACAAACGGTATTTCTGAAACGCAAGATAAACGTTTGCGTAATGCAGGATTACATTCATTGTTTAAAGATATTTTTGTTTCTGAAGATACGGGATTCCAAAAGCCGATGAAAGAGTATTTTGATTATGTTTTTGAACGTATTCCTAACTTCGTTTCTGAAGAAGGGCTTATTATTGGTGATTCGTTAAGCGCCGATATTAAAGGTGGATATGTAGCAGGAATTGATACTTGTTGGTTTAATCCAGAAAAGAAATTAAATGATAGCGAGATTATGCCAACATATGAAGTGCATAATTTTGAAGAATTATACGCACTATTAAAGCAGCTTGTGTAA
- a CDS encoding YitT family protein, producing the protein MLRFKLEYIFFIGGLLILAIGINMMTTITSFGLSPYDSFFIALYQNFGISIGFWIFMINFVFTLIVLFWDKKQITIGTIVTMILISLFVDWVGSITTIIDAIRSLPKYITLICGNLFVGAGIGLYVSTNLCAAPQEAFVLTVAEKKKWTFRRTEISLAFLFLTLSFLLDGPIYFGTIILSFTTGWIIQAFIQIGTQILNRKKPIKQAA; encoded by the coding sequence ATGCTTCGATTCAAATTAGAATATATATTTTTCATTGGCGGTTTACTCATTCTCGCCATCGGCATTAATATGATGACGACAATTACTTCCTTTGGACTTAGCCCTTATGATTCCTTCTTTATTGCACTATATCAAAATTTTGGGATAAGTATTGGTTTTTGGATTTTTATGATTAACTTTGTTTTTACCCTGATCGTACTCTTTTGGGACAAAAAACAAATTACAATCGGCACAATTGTCACAATGATTCTTATTTCTCTTTTTGTTGATTGGGTTGGTTCTATTACGACTATTATCGATGCTATCCGCTCTCTTCCAAAATATATAACACTTATTTGTGGAAATCTATTCGTCGGAGCCGGAATTGGTCTTTACGTCTCTACAAACCTTTGTGCAGCACCTCAAGAAGCTTTCGTTTTAACCGTTGCCGAGAAGAAAAAATGGACATTTAGAAGAACAGAAATTTCATTAGCCTTTTTATTTTTAACATTAAGCTTCTTATTAGATGGACCAATCTATTTTGGAACAATTATCTTATCCTTTACAACAGGTTGGATCATTCAAGCATTTATTCAAATCGGTACGCAGATTTTAAATAGAAAAAAACCTATTAAGCAAGCCGCTTAA
- a CDS encoding SGNH/GDSL hydrolase family protein, whose translation MKIAFRKFVWYNYGQSIGAKRGFDMRSKLVKVILLITIASFCLFAYGFVSGVNDVLNPKASKLITKTDVVEKEKKKTGTLQIVSLGDSLTRGVGDKEGIGYIGRMKEDLQKNYKQKVALTNLAVSGAKMPDLLKQIESSGAQYSIKQADVIVLTIGGNDLFPGWESLGKIDLETYRPDTETFQNEAKKIIEEIRKLNTDSPIFWLGLYNPFEDVEDLRGSSNIVVDWNASLEKLALNDKNVYITPTFDLFQNRGKDLLYSDHFHPNEVGYTYMAERLVQNVVSKLKLEQGGVK comes from the coding sequence GTGAAAATCGCTTTTCGAAAATTCGTTTGGTATAATTATGGACAATCTATAGGGGCTAAAAGGGGTTTTGATATGAGATCAAAATTAGTAAAAGTAATTCTACTCATTACAATTGCGTCTTTCTGTTTATTTGCATACGGTTTTGTTTCGGGTGTAAATGATGTATTAAATCCGAAAGCTTCAAAATTAATTACGAAGACTGACGTAGTGGAAAAAGAGAAAAAGAAAACAGGAACGTTACAAATAGTTAGTTTAGGTGATTCGTTAACGCGCGGCGTTGGTGATAAAGAAGGAATTGGCTATATTGGACGAATGAAAGAGGATTTACAAAAAAATTATAAACAAAAAGTTGCACTAACCAATTTGGCAGTTAGTGGTGCGAAAATGCCCGATTTATTAAAACAAATCGAAAGCAGCGGAGCTCAATATTCAATTAAGCAAGCAGATGTAATTGTTTTAACAATTGGAGGAAATGATTTGTTCCCAGGATGGGAATCGCTCGGAAAGATCGATTTAGAGACGTATCGTCCTGATACAGAAACGTTTCAAAATGAAGCAAAGAAAATTATAGAAGAAATTCGTAAATTAAACACAGATAGTCCTATTTTTTGGCTAGGTTTATACAATCCTTTTGAGGATGTAGAAGATTTAAGAGGTTCATCAAATATTGTTGTTGATTGGAATGCTTCTTTAGAGAAGTTAGCATTAAATGATAAAAATGTATATATTACACCGACATTTGATTTATTTCAAAATCGCGGAAAAGATTTATTATACTCCGATCATTTTCATCCGAATGAAGTAGGTTACACATATATGGCGGAGCGATTAGTCCAAAATGTTGTAAGTAAATTAAAACTAGAGCAAGGAGGGGTAAAATGA
- a CDS encoding chloride channel protein, whose amino-acid sequence MTNKKDMHHILVLYGILLGSIVGVTVWSFLVTINIGIHFIWGYLPTLFSSPPYYTICVTIIGGILVGLAQKYFGTYPRLMPEVMAEYKKTGRIEYRFVHKATLTAIIVLIFGASLGPEAALVGIIGGLCTWVGDRFKFALKGMNELTEVGIGATLSVIFNAPLFGYLAPNENEGEQINGFSKGKKAIVYLATTFAGFSVYLLLSKLDNRGSFIVDFGEGFLSLNEWIAFLPLASTGAIVGFFYFKLEFTLEKLIHPFREYKVSLGIIGGILLGVTGTFLPYTLFSGEHQLKDLVVEWSYLSFWVLLLSGILKLCITAVCLNTGWRGGHIFPIIFAGSSIGYAIASIIPIDPIASVAIVTTAISSYALRKPIAITLLLLMFFPLNLLLPMLGAAAIGNAFPLPKHNETTN is encoded by the coding sequence ATGACAAATAAAAAAGACATGCACCATATACTCGTCCTATATGGCATTCTTTTAGGCTCTATAGTAGGAGTCACAGTCTGGTCATTTTTAGTTACAATAAATATCGGAATTCACTTTATTTGGGGATACTTACCTACTCTTTTCTCTTCTCCCCCTTATTACACCATTTGTGTAACAATCATCGGTGGTATCCTCGTTGGTTTAGCACAAAAATACTTCGGTACATATCCACGTCTTATGCCGGAAGTGATGGCTGAATATAAAAAAACAGGTAGAATTGAATACCGTTTTGTACATAAAGCTACTTTAACTGCGATTATCGTTTTAATATTTGGAGCTAGTTTAGGACCAGAAGCTGCACTTGTTGGAATTATCGGTGGACTTTGTACATGGGTAGGAGATCGCTTTAAATTTGCTTTAAAGGGAATGAATGAACTAACAGAGGTTGGAATTGGTGCCACTTTAAGTGTTATTTTTAATGCACCATTATTCGGTTATTTAGCTCCGAATGAAAATGAGGGTGAGCAAATTAATGGATTTTCGAAAGGAAAAAAAGCAATCGTATATTTAGCTACCACTTTTGCTGGTTTTTCCGTTTACTTATTACTTAGTAAACTCGATAATCGTGGATCCTTTATTGTTGATTTTGGGGAAGGTTTCCTTTCTCTTAATGAGTGGATTGCTTTTCTTCCACTTGCTAGCACTGGTGCTATAGTTGGTTTCTTTTATTTCAAATTAGAATTCACATTAGAGAAATTAATCCACCCCTTCAGGGAATACAAGGTATCACTTGGAATTATAGGCGGTATTTTATTAGGGGTTACAGGAACTTTTCTCCCGTACACGTTATTTTCAGGGGAACATCAATTAAAAGATTTAGTCGTTGAATGGAGCTATTTATCCTTCTGGGTACTACTTCTTTCAGGAATTTTAAAATTATGTATTACTGCCGTTTGTTTAAATACGGGTTGGCGCGGCGGACATATTTTCCCAATTATATTTGCTGGATCAAGTATCGGATATGCTATAGCTTCTATTATCCCTATAGATCCAATAGCTTCTGTAGCCATTGTCACGACAGCTATTTCAAGCTATGCATTAAGAAAACCAATAGCTATAACATTACTATTACTCATGTTTTTCCCGCTCAATTTATTATTACCGATGCTCGGGGCAGCAGCGATTGGGAATGCATTTCCGCTTCCTAAACATAACGAAACTACAAATTAA
- a CDS encoding homoserine dehydrogenase, with translation MKDIQVGLLGLGTVGSGVVRIITDHQERLIHQVGCPVKVTKVLVQNIEKEREVDVPSTLLTQDVNEILDNPNIDVVIEVMGGIDDAKAYILQALKSGKHVVTANKDLMALHGAELLAVAKDNKADLFYEASVAGGIPILRSIVEGLSSDLITKVMGIVNGTTNFILTKMSDEGRAYNDVLKEAQQLGFAEADPTSDVEGLDAARKMTILATLGFSTNVELGDVKVKGITSITAEDIEYSKSLGYTIKLIGLAKRDGEKLEVTVEPTLLPNAHPLAAVQNEYNAVYVYGEAVGETMFYGPGAGSLPTATAVVSDLVAVMQNIRLGVTGNSAVVPQYQKVLKEPDEIIVKKFLRLHVKDEIGVFAKITSLFSERGVSFEKIIQMPLEEKGKAEIVIVTHRASLADYEYILHTLQSYEEIDCVKANYRIEGDAK, from the coding sequence ATGAAAGACATTCAAGTGGGGTTATTAGGTCTTGGGACAGTTGGTAGTGGTGTAGTTCGTATTATTACAGATCATCAAGAACGACTTATACACCAAGTAGGTTGTCCAGTGAAAGTAACGAAAGTATTGGTGCAAAACATTGAGAAAGAGAGAGAAGTAGACGTGCCTTCTACTCTATTAACACAAGATGTGAATGAAATTTTAGATAATCCTAATATTGATGTTGTCATTGAAGTAATGGGCGGCATTGATGATGCAAAAGCATATATTTTACAAGCTTTAAAAAGCGGGAAGCACGTTGTGACTGCAAATAAAGATTTAATGGCGTTACACGGAGCGGAACTCTTAGCGGTAGCAAAAGATAATAAGGCTGATTTATTTTACGAAGCAAGTGTAGCTGGAGGGATTCCAATTTTACGAAGCATCGTAGAAGGACTTTCTTCAGATCTTATTACGAAAGTAATGGGAATTGTAAATGGAACGACAAATTTTATTTTGACGAAAATGTCAGACGAAGGGAGAGCATATAACGACGTGTTAAAAGAAGCTCAGCAGCTTGGATTTGCAGAAGCAGATCCAACATCAGACGTAGAAGGTTTAGATGCAGCAAGAAAAATGACGATTTTGGCTACTCTCGGTTTCTCTACAAATGTAGAGCTTGGAGATGTGAAGGTAAAAGGAATTACTTCTATTACAGCAGAAGATATTGAATATAGTAAGAGCTTAGGCTATACAATTAAATTAATTGGCCTTGCAAAGCGAGATGGCGAGAAATTAGAGGTTACAGTTGAGCCAACTTTACTTCCAAATGCACACCCTCTTGCGGCAGTGCAAAATGAATATAATGCTGTCTATGTGTATGGTGAAGCGGTAGGAGAAACGATGTTTTATGGTCCGGGAGCAGGAAGCTTACCGACAGCGACAGCTGTTGTTTCTGACCTAGTTGCTGTAATGCAAAATATTAGGTTAGGTGTAACAGGAAATAGTGCTGTAGTCCCGCAATATCAAAAGGTATTAAAAGAGCCAGATGAAATTATTGTGAAAAAGTTTTTAAGACTTCATGTGAAAGACGAAATTGGTGTATTTGCAAAAATTACATCATTGTTCTCTGAACGTGGTGTTAGTTTTGAAAAGATTATTCAAATGCCACTTGAAGAGAAAGGGAAAGCAGAAATCGTAATTGTAACGCATCGTGCTTCTCTTGCGGATTATGAGTACATTCTACATACATTGCAATCGTATGAAGAAATAGATTGTGTGAAAGCAAACTATCGAATTGAAGGAGATGCTAAGTAG